In Homo sapiens chromosome 11, GRCh38.p14 Primary Assembly, one DNA window encodes the following:
- the SCYL1 gene encoding N-terminal kinase-like protein isoform 12 (isoform 12 is encoded by transcript variant 12), whose translation MWFFARDPVRDFPFELIPEPPEGGLPGPWALHRGRKKATGSPVSIFVYDVKPGAEEQTQVAKAAFKRFKTLRHPNILAYIDGLETEKCLHVVTEAVTPLGIYLKARVEAGGLKELEISWGLHQIVKALSFLVNDCSLIHNNVCMAAVFVDRAGEWKLGGLDYMYSAQGNGGGPPRKGIPELEQYDPPELADSSGRVVREKWSADMWRLGCLIWEVFNGPLPRAAALRNPGKIPKTLVPHYCELVGANPKVRPNPARFLQNCRAPGGFMSNRFVETNLFLEEIQIKEPAEKQKFFQELSKSLDAFPEDFCRHKVLPQLLTAFEFGNAGAVVLTPLFKVGKFLSAEEYQQKIIPVVVKMFSSTDRAMRIRLLQQMEQFIQYLDEPTVNTQIFPHVVHGFLDTNPAIREQTVKAKDEQGPIRCNTTVCLGKIGSYLSASTRHRVLTSAFSRATRDPFAPSRVAGVLGFAATHNLYSMNDCAQKILPVLCGLTVDPEKSVRDQAFKAIRSFLSKLESVSEDPTQLEEVEKDVHAASSPGMGGAAASWAGWAVTGVSSLTSKLIRSHPTTAPTETNIPQRPTPEGVPAPAPTPVPATPTTSGHWETQEEDKDTAEDSSTADRWDDEDWGSLEQEAESVLAQQDDWSTGGQVSRASQVSNSDHKSSKSPESDWSSWEAEGSWEQGWQEPSSQEPPPDGTRLASEYNWGGPESSDKGDPFATLSARPSTQPRPDSWGEDNWEGLETDSRQVKAELARKKREERRREMEAKRAERKVAKGPMKLGARKLD comes from the exons ATGTGGTTCTTTGCCCGGGACCCGGTCCGGGACTTTCCGTTCGAGCTCATCCCGGAGCCCCCAGAGGGCGGCCTGCCCGGGCCCTGGGCCCTGCACCGCGGCCGCAAGAAG GCCACAGGCAGCCCCGTGTCCATCTTCGTCTATGATGTGAAGCCTGGCGCGGAAGAGCAGACCCAGGTGGCCAAAGCTGCCTTCAAGCGCTTCAAAACTCTACGGCACCCCAACATCCTGGCTTACATCGATGGACTGGAG ACAGAAAAATGCCTCCACGTCGTGACAGAGGCTGTGACCCCGTTGGGAATATACCTCAAGGCGAGAGTGGAGGCTGGTGGCCTGAAGGAGCTGGAGATCTCCTGGGGGCTACACCAGATCGTG AAAGCCCTCAGCTTCCTGGTCAACGACTGCAGCCTCATCCACAACAATGTCTGCATGGCCGCCGTGTTCGTGGACCGAGCTGGCGAGTGGAAGCTTGGGGGCCTGGACTACATGTATTCGGCCCAGGGCAACGGTGGGGGACCTCCCCGCAAGGGGATCCCCGAGCTTGAGCAGTATGACCCCCCGGAGTTGGCTGACAGCAGTGGCAGAGTGGTCAGAGAGAAGTG GTCAGCAGACATGTGGCGCTTGGGCTGCCTCATTTGGGAAGTCTTCAATGGGCCCCTACCTCGGGCAGCAGCCCTACGCAACCCTGGGAAG ATCCCCAAAACGCTGGTGCCCCATTACTGTGAGCTGGTGGGAGCAAACCCCAAGGTGCGTCCCAACCCAGCCCGCTTCCTGCAGAACTGCCGGGCACCTGGTGGCTTCATGAGCAACCGCTTTGTAGAAACCAACCTCTTCCTGGAGGAGATTCAG ATCAAAGAGCCAGCCGAGAAGCAAAAATTCTTCCAGGAGCTGAGCAAGAGCCTGGACGCATTCCCTGAGGATTTCTGTCGGCACAAGGTGCTGCCCCAGCTGCTGACCGCCTTCGAGTTCGGCAATGCTGGGGCCGTTGTCCTCACGCCCCTCTTCAAG GTGGGCAAGTTCCTGAGCGCTGAGGAGTATCAGCAGAAGATCATCCCTGTGGTGGTCAAGATGTTCTCATCCACTGACCGGGCCATGCGCATCCGCCTCCTGCAGCAG atgGAGCAGTTCATCCAGTACCTTGACGAGCCAACAGTCAACACCCAGATCTTCCCCCACGTCGTACATGGCTTCCTGGACACCAACCCTGCCATCCGGGAGCAGACGGTCAAG GCCAAGGATGAACAGGGCCCCATCCGCTGCAACACCACAGTCTGCCTGGGCAAAATCGGCTCCTACCTCAGTGCTAGC ACCAGACACAGGGTCCTTACCTCTGCCTTCAGCCGAGCCACTAGGGACCCGTTTGCACCGTCCCGGGTTGCGGGTGTCCTGGGCTTTGCTGCCACCCACAACCTCTACTCAATGAACGACTGTGCCCAGAAGATCCTGCCTGTGCTCTGCGGTCTCACTGTAGATCCTGAGAAATCCGTGCGAGACCAG GCCTTCAAGGCCATTCGGAGCTTCCTGTCCAAATTGGAGTCTGTGTCGGAGGACCCGACCCAGCTGGAGGAAGTGG AGAAGGATGTCCATGCAGCCTCCAGCCCTGGCATGGGAGGAGCCGCAGCTAGCTGGGCAGGCTGGGCCGTGACCGGGGTCTCCTCACTCACCTCCAAGCTGATCCGTTCGCACCCAACCACTGCCCCAACAGAAACCAACATTCCCCAAAGACCCACGCCTGAAG GagttcctgccccagcccccacccctgtTCCTGCCACCCCTACAACCTCAGGCCACTGGGAGACGCAGGAGGAGGACAAGGACACAGCAGAGGACAGCAGCACTGCTGACAGATGGGACGACGAAGACTGGGGCAGCCTGGAG CAGGAGGCCGAGTCTGTGCTGGCCCAGCAGGACGACTGGAGCACCGGGGGCCAAGTGAGCCGTGCTAGTCAG GTCAGCAACTCCGACCACAAATCCTCCAAATCCCCAGAGTCCGACTGGAGCAGCTGGGAAGCTGAGGGCTCCTGGGAACAGGGCTGGCAGGAGCCAAGCTCCCAGGAGCCACCTCCTGACGGTACACGGCTGGCCAGCGAGTATAACTGGGGTGGCCCAGAGTCCAGCGACAAGGGCGACCCCTTCGCTACCCTGTCTGCACGTCCCAGCACCCAG CCGAGGCCAGACTCTTGGGGTGAGGACAACTGGGAGGGCCTCGAGACTGACAGTC GACAGGTCAAGGCTGAGCTGGCCCGGAAGAAGCGCGAGGAGCGGCGGCGGGAGATGGAGGCCAAACGCGCCGAGAGGAAGGTGGCCAAGGGCCCCATGAAGCTGGGAGCCCGGAAGCTGGACTGA
- the SCYL1 gene encoding N-terminal kinase-like protein isoform 8 (isoform 8 is encoded by transcript variant 8), producing MWFFARDPVRDFPFELIPEPPEGGLPGPWALHRGRKKATGSPVSIFVYDVKPGAEEQTQVAKAAFKRFKTLRHPNILAYIDGLETEKCLHVVTEAVTPLGIYLKARVEAGGLKELEISWGLHQIKALSFLVNDCSLIHNNVCMAAVFVDRAGEWKLGGLDYMYSAQGNGGGPPRKGIPELEQYDPPELADSSGRVVREKWSADMWRLGCLIWEVFNGPLPRAAALRNPGKIPKTLVPHYCELVGANPKVRPNPARFLQNCRAPGGFMSNRFVETNLFLEEIQIKEPAEKQKFFQELSKSLDAFPEDFCRHKVLPQLLTAFEFGNAGAVVLTPLFKVGKFLSAEEYQQKIIPVVVKMFSSTDRAMRIRLLQQMEQFIQYLDEPTVNTQIFPHVVHGFLDTNPAIREQTVKSMLLLAPKLNEANLNVELMKHFARLQAKDEQGPIRCNTTVCLGKIGSYLSASTRHRVLTSAFSRATRDPFAPSRVAGVLGFAATHNLYSMNDCAQKILPVLCGLTVDPEKSVRDQAFKAIRSFLSKLESVSEDPTQLEEVEKDVHAASSPGMGGAAASWAGWAVTGVSSLTSKLIRSHPTTAPTETNIPQRPTPEGHWETQEEDKDTAEDSSTADRWDDEDWGSLEQEAESVLAQQDDWSTGGQVSRASQVSNSDHKSSKSPESDWSSWEAEGSWEQGWQEPSSQEPPPDGTRLASEYNWGGPESSDKGDPFATLSARPSTQPRPDSWGEDNWEGLETDSRQVKAELARKKREERRREMEAKRAERKVAKGPMKLGARKLD from the exons ATGTGGTTCTTTGCCCGGGACCCGGTCCGGGACTTTCCGTTCGAGCTCATCCCGGAGCCCCCAGAGGGCGGCCTGCCCGGGCCCTGGGCCCTGCACCGCGGCCGCAAGAAG GCCACAGGCAGCCCCGTGTCCATCTTCGTCTATGATGTGAAGCCTGGCGCGGAAGAGCAGACCCAGGTGGCCAAAGCTGCCTTCAAGCGCTTCAAAACTCTACGGCACCCCAACATCCTGGCTTACATCGATGGACTGGAG ACAGAAAAATGCCTCCACGTCGTGACAGAGGCTGTGACCCCGTTGGGAATATACCTCAAGGCGAGAGTGGAGGCTGGTGGCCTGAAGGAGCTGGAGATCTCCTGGGGGCTACACCAGATC AAAGCCCTCAGCTTCCTGGTCAACGACTGCAGCCTCATCCACAACAATGTCTGCATGGCCGCCGTGTTCGTGGACCGAGCTGGCGAGTGGAAGCTTGGGGGCCTGGACTACATGTATTCGGCCCAGGGCAACGGTGGGGGACCTCCCCGCAAGGGGATCCCCGAGCTTGAGCAGTATGACCCCCCGGAGTTGGCTGACAGCAGTGGCAGAGTGGTCAGAGAGAAGTG GTCAGCAGACATGTGGCGCTTGGGCTGCCTCATTTGGGAAGTCTTCAATGGGCCCCTACCTCGGGCAGCAGCCCTACGCAACCCTGGGAAG ATCCCCAAAACGCTGGTGCCCCATTACTGTGAGCTGGTGGGAGCAAACCCCAAGGTGCGTCCCAACCCAGCCCGCTTCCTGCAGAACTGCCGGGCACCTGGTGGCTTCATGAGCAACCGCTTTGTAGAAACCAACCTCTTCCTGGAGGAGATTCAG ATCAAAGAGCCAGCCGAGAAGCAAAAATTCTTCCAGGAGCTGAGCAAGAGCCTGGACGCATTCCCTGAGGATTTCTGTCGGCACAAGGTGCTGCCCCAGCTGCTGACCGCCTTCGAGTTCGGCAATGCTGGGGCCGTTGTCCTCACGCCCCTCTTCAAG GTGGGCAAGTTCCTGAGCGCTGAGGAGTATCAGCAGAAGATCATCCCTGTGGTGGTCAAGATGTTCTCATCCACTGACCGGGCCATGCGCATCCGCCTCCTGCAGCAG atgGAGCAGTTCATCCAGTACCTTGACGAGCCAACAGTCAACACCCAGATCTTCCCCCACGTCGTACATGGCTTCCTGGACACCAACCCTGCCATCCGGGAGCAGACGGTCAAG TCCATGCTGCTCCTGGCCCCAAAGCTGAACGAGGCCAACCTCAATGTGGAGCTGATGAAGCACTTTGCACGGCTACAGGCCAAGGATGAACAGGGCCCCATCCGCTGCAACACCACAGTCTGCCTGGGCAAAATCGGCTCCTACCTCAGTGCTAGC ACCAGACACAGGGTCCTTACCTCTGCCTTCAGCCGAGCCACTAGGGACCCGTTTGCACCGTCCCGGGTTGCGGGTGTCCTGGGCTTTGCTGCCACCCACAACCTCTACTCAATGAACGACTGTGCCCAGAAGATCCTGCCTGTGCTCTGCGGTCTCACTGTAGATCCTGAGAAATCCGTGCGAGACCAG GCCTTCAAGGCCATTCGGAGCTTCCTGTCCAAATTGGAGTCTGTGTCGGAGGACCCGACCCAGCTGGAGGAAGTGG AGAAGGATGTCCATGCAGCCTCCAGCCCTGGCATGGGAGGAGCCGCAGCTAGCTGGGCAGGCTGGGCCGTGACCGGGGTCTCCTCACTCACCTCCAAGCTGATCCGTTCGCACCCAACCACTGCCCCAACAGAAACCAACATTCCCCAAAGACCCACGCCTGAAG GCCACTGGGAGACGCAGGAGGAGGACAAGGACACAGCAGAGGACAGCAGCACTGCTGACAGATGGGACGACGAAGACTGGGGCAGCCTGGAG CAGGAGGCCGAGTCTGTGCTGGCCCAGCAGGACGACTGGAGCACCGGGGGCCAAGTGAGCCGTGCTAGTCAG GTCAGCAACTCCGACCACAAATCCTCCAAATCCCCAGAGTCCGACTGGAGCAGCTGGGAAGCTGAGGGCTCCTGGGAACAGGGCTGGCAGGAGCCAAGCTCCCAGGAGCCACCTCCTGACGGTACACGGCTGGCCAGCGAGTATAACTGGGGTGGCCCAGAGTCCAGCGACAAGGGCGACCCCTTCGCTACCCTGTCTGCACGTCCCAGCACCCAG CCGAGGCCAGACTCTTGGGGTGAGGACAACTGGGAGGGCCTCGAGACTGACAGTC GACAGGTCAAGGCTGAGCTGGCCCGGAAGAAGCGCGAGGAGCGGCGGCGGGAGATGGAGGCCAAACGCGCCGAGAGGAAGGTGGCCAAGGGCCCCATGAAGCTGGGAGCCCGGAAGCTGGACTGA
- the SCYL1 gene encoding N-terminal kinase-like protein isoform 5 (isoform 5 is encoded by transcript variant 5), producing the protein MWFFARDPVRDFPFELIPEPPEGGLPGPWALHRGRKKATGSPVSIFVYDVKPGAEEQTQVAKAAFKRFKTLRHPNILAYIDGLETEKCLHVVTEAVTPLGIYLKARVEAGGLKELEISWGLHQIKALSFLVNDCSLIHNNVCMAAVFVDRAGEWKLGGLDYMYSAQGNGGGPPRKGIPELEQYDPPELADSSGRVVREKWSADMWRLGCLIWEVFNGPLPRAAALRNPGKIPKTLVPHYCELVGANPKVRPNPARFLQNCRAPGGFMSNRFVETNLFLEEIQIKEPAEKQKFFQELSKSLDAFPEDFCRHKVLPQLLTAFEFGNAGAVVLTPLFKVGKFLSAEEYQQKIIPVVVKMFSSTDRAMRIRLLQQMEQFIQYLDEPTVNTQIFPHVVHGFLDTNPAIREQTVKSMLLLAPKLNEANLNVELMKHFARLQAKDEQGPIRCNTTVCLGKIGSYLSASTRHRVLTSAFSRATRDPFAPSRVAGVLGFAATHNLYSMNDCAQKILPVLCGLTVDPEKSVRDQAFKAIRSFLSKLESVSEDPTQLEEVEKDVHAASSPGMGGAAASWAGWAVTGVSSLTSKLIRSHPTTAPTETNIPQRPTPEGVPAPAPTPVPATPTTSGHWETQEEDKDTAEDSSTADRWDDEDWGSLEQEAESVLAQQDDWSTGGQVSRASQVSNSDHKSSKSPESDWSSWEAEGSWEQGWQEPSSQEPPPDGTRLASEYNWGGPESSDKGDPFATLSARPSTQPRPDSWGEDNWEGLETDSRQVKAELARKKREERRREMEAKRAERKVAKGPMKLGARKLD; encoded by the exons ATGTGGTTCTTTGCCCGGGACCCGGTCCGGGACTTTCCGTTCGAGCTCATCCCGGAGCCCCCAGAGGGCGGCCTGCCCGGGCCCTGGGCCCTGCACCGCGGCCGCAAGAAG GCCACAGGCAGCCCCGTGTCCATCTTCGTCTATGATGTGAAGCCTGGCGCGGAAGAGCAGACCCAGGTGGCCAAAGCTGCCTTCAAGCGCTTCAAAACTCTACGGCACCCCAACATCCTGGCTTACATCGATGGACTGGAG ACAGAAAAATGCCTCCACGTCGTGACAGAGGCTGTGACCCCGTTGGGAATATACCTCAAGGCGAGAGTGGAGGCTGGTGGCCTGAAGGAGCTGGAGATCTCCTGGGGGCTACACCAGATC AAAGCCCTCAGCTTCCTGGTCAACGACTGCAGCCTCATCCACAACAATGTCTGCATGGCCGCCGTGTTCGTGGACCGAGCTGGCGAGTGGAAGCTTGGGGGCCTGGACTACATGTATTCGGCCCAGGGCAACGGTGGGGGACCTCCCCGCAAGGGGATCCCCGAGCTTGAGCAGTATGACCCCCCGGAGTTGGCTGACAGCAGTGGCAGAGTGGTCAGAGAGAAGTG GTCAGCAGACATGTGGCGCTTGGGCTGCCTCATTTGGGAAGTCTTCAATGGGCCCCTACCTCGGGCAGCAGCCCTACGCAACCCTGGGAAG ATCCCCAAAACGCTGGTGCCCCATTACTGTGAGCTGGTGGGAGCAAACCCCAAGGTGCGTCCCAACCCAGCCCGCTTCCTGCAGAACTGCCGGGCACCTGGTGGCTTCATGAGCAACCGCTTTGTAGAAACCAACCTCTTCCTGGAGGAGATTCAG ATCAAAGAGCCAGCCGAGAAGCAAAAATTCTTCCAGGAGCTGAGCAAGAGCCTGGACGCATTCCCTGAGGATTTCTGTCGGCACAAGGTGCTGCCCCAGCTGCTGACCGCCTTCGAGTTCGGCAATGCTGGGGCCGTTGTCCTCACGCCCCTCTTCAAG GTGGGCAAGTTCCTGAGCGCTGAGGAGTATCAGCAGAAGATCATCCCTGTGGTGGTCAAGATGTTCTCATCCACTGACCGGGCCATGCGCATCCGCCTCCTGCAGCAG atgGAGCAGTTCATCCAGTACCTTGACGAGCCAACAGTCAACACCCAGATCTTCCCCCACGTCGTACATGGCTTCCTGGACACCAACCCTGCCATCCGGGAGCAGACGGTCAAG TCCATGCTGCTCCTGGCCCCAAAGCTGAACGAGGCCAACCTCAATGTGGAGCTGATGAAGCACTTTGCACGGCTACAGGCCAAGGATGAACAGGGCCCCATCCGCTGCAACACCACAGTCTGCCTGGGCAAAATCGGCTCCTACCTCAGTGCTAGC ACCAGACACAGGGTCCTTACCTCTGCCTTCAGCCGAGCCACTAGGGACCCGTTTGCACCGTCCCGGGTTGCGGGTGTCCTGGGCTTTGCTGCCACCCACAACCTCTACTCAATGAACGACTGTGCCCAGAAGATCCTGCCTGTGCTCTGCGGTCTCACTGTAGATCCTGAGAAATCCGTGCGAGACCAG GCCTTCAAGGCCATTCGGAGCTTCCTGTCCAAATTGGAGTCTGTGTCGGAGGACCCGACCCAGCTGGAGGAAGTGG AGAAGGATGTCCATGCAGCCTCCAGCCCTGGCATGGGAGGAGCCGCAGCTAGCTGGGCAGGCTGGGCCGTGACCGGGGTCTCCTCACTCACCTCCAAGCTGATCCGTTCGCACCCAACCACTGCCCCAACAGAAACCAACATTCCCCAAAGACCCACGCCTGAAG GagttcctgccccagcccccacccctgtTCCTGCCACCCCTACAACCTCAGGCCACTGGGAGACGCAGGAGGAGGACAAGGACACAGCAGAGGACAGCAGCACTGCTGACAGATGGGACGACGAAGACTGGGGCAGCCTGGAG CAGGAGGCCGAGTCTGTGCTGGCCCAGCAGGACGACTGGAGCACCGGGGGCCAAGTGAGCCGTGCTAGTCAG GTCAGCAACTCCGACCACAAATCCTCCAAATCCCCAGAGTCCGACTGGAGCAGCTGGGAAGCTGAGGGCTCCTGGGAACAGGGCTGGCAGGAGCCAAGCTCCCAGGAGCCACCTCCTGACGGTACACGGCTGGCCAGCGAGTATAACTGGGGTGGCCCAGAGTCCAGCGACAAGGGCGACCCCTTCGCTACCCTGTCTGCACGTCCCAGCACCCAG CCGAGGCCAGACTCTTGGGGTGAGGACAACTGGGAGGGCCTCGAGACTGACAGTC GACAGGTCAAGGCTGAGCTGGCCCGGAAGAAGCGCGAGGAGCGGCGGCGGGAGATGGAGGCCAAACGCGCCGAGAGGAAGGTGGCCAAGGGCCCCATGAAGCTGGGAGCCCGGAAGCTGGACTGA
- the SCYL1 gene encoding N-terminal kinase-like protein isoform 14 (isoform 14 is encoded by transcript variant 14), giving the protein MWFFARDPVRDFPFELIPEPPEGGLPGPWALHRGRKKATGSPVSIFVYDVKPGAEEQTQVAKAAFKRFKTLRHPNILAYIDGLETEKCLHVVTEAVTPLGIYLKARVEAGGLKELEISWGLHQIVKALSFLVNDCSLIHNNVCMAAVFVDRAGEWKLGGLDYMYSAQGNGGGPPRKGIPELEQYDPPELADSSGRVVREKWSADMWRLGCLIWEVFNGPLPRAAALRNPGKNCRAPGGFMSNRFVETNLFLEEIQIKEPAEKQKFFQELSKSLDAFPEDFCRHKVLPQLLTAFEFGNAGAVVLTPLFKVGKFLSAEEYQQKIIPVVVKMFSSTDRAMRIRLLQQMEQFIQYLDEPTVNTQIFPHVVHGFLDTNPAIREQTVKSMLLLAPKLNEANLNVELMKHFARLQAKDEQGPIRCNTTVCLGKIGSYLSASTRHRVLTSAFSRATRDPFAPSRVAGVLGFAATHNLYSMNDCAQKILPVLCGLTVDPEKSVRDQAFKAIRSFLSKLESVSEDPTQLEEVEKDVHAASSPGMGGAAASWAGWAVTGVSSLTSKLIRSHPTTAPTETNIPQRPTPEGVPAPAPTPVPATPTTSGHWETQEEDKDTAEDSSTADRWDDEDWGSLEQEAESVLAQQDDWSTGGQVSRASQVSNSDHKSSKSPESDWSSWEAEGSWEQGWQEPSSQEPPPDGTRLASEYNWGGPESSDKGDPFATLSARPSTQPRPDSWGEDNWEGLETDSRQVKAELARKKREERRREMEAKRAERKVAKGPMKLGARKLD; this is encoded by the exons ATGTGGTTCTTTGCCCGGGACCCGGTCCGGGACTTTCCGTTCGAGCTCATCCCGGAGCCCCCAGAGGGCGGCCTGCCCGGGCCCTGGGCCCTGCACCGCGGCCGCAAGAAG GCCACAGGCAGCCCCGTGTCCATCTTCGTCTATGATGTGAAGCCTGGCGCGGAAGAGCAGACCCAGGTGGCCAAAGCTGCCTTCAAGCGCTTCAAAACTCTACGGCACCCCAACATCCTGGCTTACATCGATGGACTGGAG ACAGAAAAATGCCTCCACGTCGTGACAGAGGCTGTGACCCCGTTGGGAATATACCTCAAGGCGAGAGTGGAGGCTGGTGGCCTGAAGGAGCTGGAGATCTCCTGGGGGCTACACCAGATCGTG AAAGCCCTCAGCTTCCTGGTCAACGACTGCAGCCTCATCCACAACAATGTCTGCATGGCCGCCGTGTTCGTGGACCGAGCTGGCGAGTGGAAGCTTGGGGGCCTGGACTACATGTATTCGGCCCAGGGCAACGGTGGGGGACCTCCCCGCAAGGGGATCCCCGAGCTTGAGCAGTATGACCCCCCGGAGTTGGCTGACAGCAGTGGCAGAGTGGTCAGAGAGAAGTG GTCAGCAGACATGTGGCGCTTGGGCTGCCTCATTTGGGAAGTCTTCAATGGGCCCCTACCTCGGGCAGCAGCCCTACGCAACCCTGGGAAG AACTGCCGGGCACCTGGTGGCTTCATGAGCAACCGCTTTGTAGAAACCAACCTCTTCCTGGAGGAGATTCAG ATCAAAGAGCCAGCCGAGAAGCAAAAATTCTTCCAGGAGCTGAGCAAGAGCCTGGACGCATTCCCTGAGGATTTCTGTCGGCACAAGGTGCTGCCCCAGCTGCTGACCGCCTTCGAGTTCGGCAATGCTGGGGCCGTTGTCCTCACGCCCCTCTTCAAG GTGGGCAAGTTCCTGAGCGCTGAGGAGTATCAGCAGAAGATCATCCCTGTGGTGGTCAAGATGTTCTCATCCACTGACCGGGCCATGCGCATCCGCCTCCTGCAGCAG atgGAGCAGTTCATCCAGTACCTTGACGAGCCAACAGTCAACACCCAGATCTTCCCCCACGTCGTACATGGCTTCCTGGACACCAACCCTGCCATCCGGGAGCAGACGGTCAAG TCCATGCTGCTCCTGGCCCCAAAGCTGAACGAGGCCAACCTCAATGTGGAGCTGATGAAGCACTTTGCACGGCTACAGGCCAAGGATGAACAGGGCCCCATCCGCTGCAACACCACAGTCTGCCTGGGCAAAATCGGCTCCTACCTCAGTGCTAGC ACCAGACACAGGGTCCTTACCTCTGCCTTCAGCCGAGCCACTAGGGACCCGTTTGCACCGTCCCGGGTTGCGGGTGTCCTGGGCTTTGCTGCCACCCACAACCTCTACTCAATGAACGACTGTGCCCAGAAGATCCTGCCTGTGCTCTGCGGTCTCACTGTAGATCCTGAGAAATCCGTGCGAGACCAG GCCTTCAAGGCCATTCGGAGCTTCCTGTCCAAATTGGAGTCTGTGTCGGAGGACCCGACCCAGCTGGAGGAAGTGG AGAAGGATGTCCATGCAGCCTCCAGCCCTGGCATGGGAGGAGCCGCAGCTAGCTGGGCAGGCTGGGCCGTGACCGGGGTCTCCTCACTCACCTCCAAGCTGATCCGTTCGCACCCAACCACTGCCCCAACAGAAACCAACATTCCCCAAAGACCCACGCCTGAAG GagttcctgccccagcccccacccctgtTCCTGCCACCCCTACAACCTCAGGCCACTGGGAGACGCAGGAGGAGGACAAGGACACAGCAGAGGACAGCAGCACTGCTGACAGATGGGACGACGAAGACTGGGGCAGCCTGGAG CAGGAGGCCGAGTCTGTGCTGGCCCAGCAGGACGACTGGAGCACCGGGGGCCAAGTGAGCCGTGCTAGTCAG GTCAGCAACTCCGACCACAAATCCTCCAAATCCCCAGAGTCCGACTGGAGCAGCTGGGAAGCTGAGGGCTCCTGGGAACAGGGCTGGCAGGAGCCAAGCTCCCAGGAGCCACCTCCTGACGGTACACGGCTGGCCAGCGAGTATAACTGGGGTGGCCCAGAGTCCAGCGACAAGGGCGACCCCTTCGCTACCCTGTCTGCACGTCCCAGCACCCAG CCGAGGCCAGACTCTTGGGGTGAGGACAACTGGGAGGGCCTCGAGACTGACAGTC GACAGGTCAAGGCTGAGCTGGCCCGGAAGAAGCGCGAGGAGCGGCGGCGGGAGATGGAGGCCAAACGCGCCGAGAGGAAGGTGGCCAAGGGCCCCATGAAGCTGGGAGCCCGGAAGCTGGACTGA